The following coding sequences lie in one Cyanobacterium sp. Dongsha4 genomic window:
- a CDS encoding pentapeptide repeat-containing protein, translating to MKINQFLRNYEQGIRQFQGINLQSANLSESVLVAVDLQYAKLIGADFSRCFLTKSNFSHAQLNWADFTYSKLSEAVFNGADLTKANLTGAFMVRSHLIKTQLSAANLSHSNLRNGNLAEVNLCGASLYRVNLREAFMGKSNLNWSNFQEARLSKANMRHSCAYQANFTRSFMKEVNLSHSNLTEANLYGARLSGSNLQNTNLQNANLREARLVGADLRGADLRGANLQNADLQMANLDGAIFDDTNLSQANLTGVKINHTSFVNSCLDNTILSETLSKMLNFELKKNYRVNMAVNN from the coding sequence ATGAAAATAAATCAATTTTTGAGAAACTATGAGCAGGGTATTCGACAGTTTCAAGGGATTAATTTACAATCAGCGAATTTATCTGAATCTGTGTTAGTGGCGGTGGATTTACAATATGCCAAATTAATCGGGGCTGACTTTAGTCGTTGTTTTTTGACTAAATCTAACTTTTCTCATGCTCAACTCAACTGGGCAGATTTTACTTATAGCAAGTTAAGTGAAGCAGTTTTTAATGGGGCGGATTTGACCAAAGCTAATCTCACTGGGGCTTTTATGGTGCGATCGCATCTTATCAAAACACAACTTAGTGCCGCCAATCTCAGCCATAGTAATTTACGAAATGGAAACCTAGCAGAAGTTAACTTATGTGGAGCTAGTCTTTACCGTGTTAATTTAAGAGAGGCTTTTATGGGAAAAAGCAACCTCAACTGGAGTAATTTTCAAGAAGCAAGACTAAGTAAAGCAAACATGAGACATTCTTGTGCTTATCAAGCCAATTTTACTCGCTCATTCATGAAAGAAGTCAATCTGAGTCATAGCAACCTAACAGAAGCTAACCTATATGGGGCAAGATTAAGTGGATCAAATTTACAAAATACTAACTTGCAGAATGCAAACCTAAGAGAAGCAAGATTAGTTGGTGCAGACTTAAGAGGAGCGGATTTACGAGGAGCAAACTTACAAAATGCTGATTTACAAATGGCAAACCTTGACGGAGCAATTTTTGACGACACAAACTTATCTCAAGCTAATTTGACGGGAGTAAAAATAAATCACACCAGTTTTGTTAATTCTTGTCTGGATAATACTATTCTCTCTGAAACTTTGTCCAAAATGCTCAATTTTGAATTAAAAAAAAATTATCGAGTGAATATGGCAGTTAACAATTAA
- a CDS encoding methyltransferase domain-containing protein, with amino-acid sequence MFLYYALGVLLISVIIGVVIYLLTPRTFETPETVATSYDEWTEDGILEFYWGEHIHLGHYGSPPRRKDFLEAKADFVHEMVKWGGLDKLPRGTKVLDVGCGIGGSTRILAKDYNFEATGITISPKQVQRATELTPEGVSAKFQVDNALDLSFPDNSFDVVWSIEAGPHMPDKNKYAQEMMRVLKPGGTLVVADWNQRDDRKVPLNWWERIVMRQLLDQWSHPSFSSIEGFSEQIAETGLVDGDVVTADWTQETLPSWLESVWQGIVRPEGIIKFGLSGFIKSLREVPTMILMRVGFGSGLCRFGMFKAVKAKSATSVQENTTSEVVNV; translated from the coding sequence ATGTTTCTATACTACGCTCTTGGTGTTTTACTAATATCAGTAATTATAGGTGTTGTTATTTATCTACTGACTCCTCGGACTTTTGAAACTCCTGAAACTGTTGCGACTTCATATGATGAGTGGACAGAAGATGGAATTTTAGAATTTTATTGGGGTGAGCATATCCATTTGGGTCATTATGGTTCTCCTCCAAGACGCAAAGACTTTTTAGAGGCTAAAGCTGATTTTGTTCATGAAATGGTTAAATGGGGAGGATTAGATAAGTTACCTCGTGGTACTAAGGTTTTAGATGTAGGTTGTGGGATTGGTGGTAGCACTCGTATTTTAGCGAAAGATTATAATTTTGAAGCCACAGGTATTACCATTAGTCCAAAACAAGTACAAAGGGCAACAGAATTAACTCCTGAAGGTGTTAGTGCTAAATTTCAGGTGGATAATGCCTTAGATCTTTCTTTCCCTGATAATAGTTTTGATGTGGTATGGTCGATCGAAGCTGGTCCTCATATGCCTGATAAGAATAAATATGCTCAAGAGATGATGAGGGTTTTAAAACCCGGTGGTACTCTTGTGGTAGCAGATTGGAATCAAAGAGACGATCGCAAAGTACCTCTTAATTGGTGGGAAAGAATTGTAATGCGTCAATTATTGGATCAATGGTCTCACCCTTCCTTTTCCAGTATTGAAGGTTTTTCCGAACAAATTGCTGAAACAGGTTTAGTCGATGGAGATGTAGTCACAGCCGATTGGACTCAAGAAACTTTACCTTCTTGGTTGGAGTCTGTTTGGCAAGGCATAGTGCGCCCTGAAGGTATTATCAAGTTTGGTTTATCTGGTTTTATCAAATCCTTGAGAGAAGTTCCTACCATGATTTTAATGCGTGTTGGCTTTGGTAGTGGTCTTTGTCGCTTTGGAATGTTCAAGGCTGTTAAAGCTAAATCTGCTACTTCTGTTCAAGAAAATACCACCAGTGAAGTGGTTAATGTGTAA
- a CDS encoding ABC transporter permease subunit, giving the protein MLPLIEAILNGISIGSVLLIAALGLAIVFGLMGVINLAHGELMMIGAYTTFVIQNIFKPLGEPFFDWYIIVSIPVAFIVTALVGLILEKGVIKFLYGRPLETLLATWGVSLILRQFVRSVNGSMAIGLTIFSLLFFGAMFFFSRRQNWLQIRNLFLYITLPLTGAIAITTGILINQSQNKSLTTPWFSARNVDVTAPEWLRGGIPLGDFQFPTARIFIIVLTLLCLAGVYWFLNVTDWGLKIRAVTQNRTMSSCLGIPTATVDALTFALGSGLAGIAGVAISLLGSVGPNTGQNYIVDAFMVVVVGGVGNLLGSIIAALAIGTVSYIVGSGTLGLMIMSQESLTPLLDIVNFFATTSMAKVLVFVIIIGFLQVKPSGIFPQKGRTAEL; this is encoded by the coding sequence ATGTTACCTTTAATCGAAGCTATTTTAAATGGTATTAGCATTGGCTCAGTGTTACTCATCGCCGCTTTAGGGTTAGCGATTGTTTTCGGTTTGATGGGAGTGATTAATCTCGCTCACGGTGAATTAATGATGATTGGTGCTTATACCACTTTTGTGATCCAGAATATATTTAAACCTTTAGGTGAACCTTTTTTCGATTGGTATATTATCGTTTCCATTCCCGTTGCTTTTATCGTTACAGCATTAGTAGGACTAATTTTAGAAAAAGGAGTCATAAAATTTCTTTATGGCCGACCTTTAGAAACCCTTTTAGCAACATGGGGAGTTAGTTTAATTCTGCGTCAATTCGTGCGTAGTGTTAACGGCTCAATGGCTATCGGTTTAACTATTTTTTCCCTTCTCTTTTTCGGGGCGATGTTTTTCTTTTCTCGTCGTCAAAATTGGTTACAAATTCGCAACCTTTTTCTTTACATTACCTTACCTCTAACAGGTGCGATCGCAATTACCACAGGAATTTTAATCAATCAATCTCAAAATAAATCCCTAACAACTCCTTGGTTTAGTGCCAGAAACGTGGACGTAACGGCCCCTGAATGGTTAAGAGGTGGAATACCTTTAGGAGACTTTCAATTTCCCACTGCCCGTATTTTTATCATTGTTTTAACCTTACTTTGTTTAGCAGGGGTATATTGGTTTTTAAACGTCACAGATTGGGGCTTAAAAATTCGTGCTGTTACCCAAAACCGCACCATGAGTTCTTGTTTAGGTATTCCCACCGCCACCGTTGATGCTCTCACCTTTGCCCTCGGTTCAGGTTTAGCAGGGATTGCAGGAGTCGCTATCAGTCTTCTTGGTTCAGTGGGGCCAAACACAGGACAAAACTATATTGTTGATGCGTTTATGGTGGTAGTTGTAGGAGGAGTTGGTAATCTTTTGGGTTCAATCATCGCCGCTCTTGCCATTGGCACTGTTAGCTATATTGTCGGTTCTGGTACTCTTGGTTTAATGATTATGTCTCAAGAATCGCTTACTCCGTTGTTAGACATCGTCAACTTCTTTGCAACTACAAGTATGGCGAAAGTTCTTGTTTTTGTAATTATTATTGGTTTTCTGCAAGTTAAACCCTCTGGTATTTTCCCGCAAAAAGGACGCACAGCAGAATTATAA
- a CDS encoding carbon dioxide-concentrating mechanism protein CcmK — protein MPSQSAVGSLETKGFPGVLAAADAMVKAGRVTLVGYIRVGSARFTVNIRGDVSEVKTAMAAGIDAVERAEGAALESWVIIPRPHENVCAVLPIDYSESVEPYRQAVEGIALPSARNS, from the coding sequence AAAGGATTTCCCGGAGTTTTAGCCGCCGCCGATGCTATGGTTAAAGCAGGAAGAGTAACCCTTGTTGGTTATATTCGTGTAGGTAGCGCTCGTTTTACCGTCAATATTAGAGGAGATGTATCTGAGGTTAAAACCGCTATGGCTGCTGGTATTGATGCAGTTGAAAGGGCTGAAGGTGCTGCTCTTGAGTCTTGGGTTATTATTCCTCGTCCTCATGAGAATGTTTGTGCAGTGCTTCCTATTGACTATAGTGAATCTGTTGAGCCTTACCGTCAAGCTGTAGAAGGTATTGCGTTGCCCAGTGCGAGAAATAGTTAA
- a CDS encoding efflux RND transporter permease subunit — MNFIKTAIRWRHGTGVLFCLLALFGILALFQLPLELQPGGDTPEISIRTPYSGASPAEVEDLVTRPIEERLEEVPGVQEIISTSSSGLSNINVEFSWDSNIDRSLVDVLNKLQQVEALPAEADESEVEIVSGSSSPMMWIVLTPKEGFTGDDFHYRDLVDDVIVPNLRQVQGIGEFIISGGREREVEVIVDPKALADRNLTISDVVRTLRNNNRDIRGGPLVLGRREYRVRTISRIDDVKQLEDFVLRRDASGTVYLGDVATAQMGRAIQDRALIRNNEPAVGIGIVRQVGGNVPVISQGIRQQLALLEERFDRTGEGIAFDITYDENDYVNQSISFVQSNLIIGAILAALILLLFLGSIRTVAVIAISIPTTLITVFIVFHLLGRSLNVISLAGLAFAVGMVVDNAIVVLENIFSHLQKGKTPVKAAIEGTNEVAGAMLASTLTTVAVFAPIILVTGEAGQLFFDIGIALSVSVLFSLFTAITLVPMLAGLFLKHNEAEQMLSGVISDQGNGLERAIAQTSAIFRLLQSKLEAFLLKTVRWSLGEGKLKRRLFVLASPLLLLIISLQLLPPADYLPEGNRNLIIWLAEPYPGTSIPEAIELSEAPRNFVAQQPEVMRTLYVHRPGRRIIAAFIKPELATSNNLNSLVDRLRAKSNDYPGYRFLIPIRASIFQNPGKEFEVQIIGENLEQLNQIQQEISQQIRSLEGVRNVRSNFVTGAPELQIIPNRVRLAEAQISEADLGEVVQAALGGVRASEFVDGNRELDVTVELKDTFVSSPEQLRQLAIYNGQGKRLQLADIAEVFETTGADTINHVDLERSITLTVSLDREAPLGALIEQTQQEILDPLQETLPSDVRLELAGSADVLGETLFQLASTFVLSLIITYLLLVALYKSFTYPIIIMATVPMGITGALLSLVIANSIPGVVVPLDMITGLGFVILTGIVVNNAILLVDRALQLQEEGMEYNTSLYYAVSDRLRPIFMSAGTSVLGMLPLAVLPGKGTELYQGLGVVLVGGLILSTFLTPTIIPALMGLLQDFSPKNHKQSSSETSPSVSTLQN; from the coding sequence ATGAATTTCATTAAAACTGCAATTCGTTGGCGACATGGTACAGGAGTATTATTTTGTTTACTTGCCCTGTTTGGAATTTTGGCGTTATTTCAACTTCCATTAGAGTTACAACCGGGGGGTGATACACCAGAAATAAGCATCCGTACTCCCTATTCTGGTGCTAGTCCTGCCGAGGTGGAAGATTTAGTTACTCGTCCTATTGAAGAAAGATTGGAAGAAGTGCCGGGGGTACAAGAAATTATTAGTACCAGTAGCTCTGGTTTGAGTAACATTAATGTTGAGTTTTCTTGGGATAGTAACATCGATCGCAGTTTGGTTGATGTTTTGAATAAATTGCAACAGGTGGAAGCCTTACCAGCAGAGGCGGATGAGTCAGAGGTCGAAATTGTTAGTGGTAGCAGTAGCCCGATGATGTGGATTGTCTTAACTCCGAAAGAGGGGTTTACAGGGGATGATTTTCATTATCGAGATCTAGTAGATGATGTGATTGTACCTAATTTACGTCAGGTGCAAGGTATTGGTGAATTTATCATTTCAGGGGGTAGAGAACGAGAAGTAGAGGTTATAGTCGATCCTAAAGCCCTTGCCGATAGAAATTTAACTATCTCTGATGTGGTGAGAACCTTAAGAAATAATAACCGAGATATTCGTGGAGGTCCGTTAGTTTTAGGGCGAAGAGAATATCGAGTAAGAACCATCAGCCGTATTGATGATGTTAAACAGTTAGAAGATTTTGTTTTGCGTCGGGATGCTTCTGGTACGGTTTATTTAGGTGATGTGGCTACGGCACAAATGGGTAGAGCGATTCAAGATCGAGCTTTGATTAGAAATAATGAACCTGCAGTAGGTATCGGGATTGTTAGGCAGGTGGGGGGTAATGTACCCGTAATTTCTCAGGGAATTCGTCAACAATTAGCTCTATTGGAAGAAAGATTCGATCGCACTGGAGAGGGGATAGCTTTTGATATTACCTATGATGAAAATGACTATGTCAATCAATCAATTTCCTTTGTTCAGAGTAATCTAATTATTGGTGCAATTTTAGCCGCTTTAATTCTATTGTTGTTTTTGGGTTCTATTCGCACAGTGGCAGTGATTGCCATTTCTATTCCTACTACCTTAATCACAGTTTTTATCGTTTTTCATCTACTCGGCAGAAGTTTAAATGTCATCAGTTTAGCTGGTTTAGCCTTTGCGGTGGGGATGGTGGTAGATAATGCGATCGTAGTTTTAGAAAATATTTTCAGTCATTTACAAAAAGGTAAAACTCCCGTAAAAGCGGCCATTGAAGGAACTAACGAAGTTGCAGGGGCAATGTTAGCCTCTACCCTAACCACCGTAGCAGTATTTGCTCCGATTATTTTAGTTACAGGAGAGGCAGGGCAGTTATTTTTTGATATTGGTATTGCCCTCTCTGTGTCTGTGTTATTTTCTCTTTTTACAGCTATTACCTTAGTACCTATGTTGGCGGGATTATTCCTTAAGCATAACGAAGCAGAACAAATGCTCTCAGGGGTAATATCGGATCAAGGAAATGGACTAGAAAGAGCGATCGCACAAACTTCGGCAATATTTCGTTTATTACAGAGTAAATTAGAAGCCTTTTTGCTAAAAACTGTTCGTTGGTCTTTAGGAGAAGGTAAATTGAAAAGAAGACTATTTGTGTTAGCCTCTCCGCTATTGTTATTAATAATTAGTTTGCAACTTTTGCCTCCTGCGGACTACTTACCAGAAGGGAATCGTAACCTAATTATTTGGTTAGCTGAACCATATCCTGGGACAAGTATTCCTGAAGCCATAGAACTTTCTGAAGCCCCTAGAAATTTTGTTGCTCAACAACCTGAAGTAATGCGTACTTTATATGTTCATCGCCCTGGGCGAAGAATAATTGCCGCTTTTATTAAACCTGAGTTGGCCACAAGTAATAATCTCAACAGTTTAGTGGATAGATTAAGAGCAAAAAGTAATGACTACCCCGGTTATCGTTTTCTTATCCCCATTAGAGCCTCTATTTTCCAAAATCCGGGGAAAGAGTTTGAAGTACAAATTATCGGAGAAAATCTTGAGCAGTTAAACCAAATTCAACAAGAAATAAGTCAACAAATTCGCAGTTTAGAAGGGGTGCGTAATGTGCGATCGAATTTTGTTACAGGCGCACCAGAATTACAAATTATTCCCAATCGGGTTCGTTTAGCAGAAGCTCAAATTTCTGAGGCAGATTTAGGGGAAGTGGTACAAGCGGCTTTAGGCGGAGTGAGGGCTTCTGAATTTGTTGATGGTAATCGAGAATTAGATGTAACAGTGGAGTTAAAAGATACCTTTGTTTCTTCTCCTGAGCAGTTACGTCAATTAGCTATTTACAATGGACAGGGCAAAAGATTACAATTGGCAGATATAGCAGAAGTATTTGAAACTACTGGGGCAGATACCATTAATCACGTGGACTTAGAAAGGTCTATAACTCTCACCGTTAGCCTCGATCGTGAAGCCCCTTTAGGTGCTTTAATAGAACAAACTCAACAGGAAATTCTTGATCCTTTACAAGAAACATTGCCCTCTGATGTACGTTTGGAGTTAGCAGGTTCTGCGGATGTCTTAGGGGAAACTCTATTTCAATTGGCTTCCACTTTTGTTCTCTCTTTAATCATTACCTATCTATTATTAGTGGCTTTATATAAGTCTTTTACTTATCCCATAATTATTATGGCAACCGTACCAATGGGAATTACAGGGGCATTGTTGAGCTTAGTTATCGCTAATTCAATTCCGGGGGTAGTTGTACCATTAGATATGATTACAGGATTGGGATTTGTTATCCTAACAGGGATTGTCGTTAATAATGCAATTTTGTTAGTGGATCGAGCTTTACAACTACAAGAAGAAGGGATGGAATATAATACCTCATTATATTATGCTGTGAGCGATCGCCTTCGTCCTATTTTTATGTCTGCTGGAACAAGTGTATTGGGAATGTTGCCTTTAGCAGTATTACCGGGGAAAGGAACGGAACTTTATCAAGGTTTAGGAGTTGTTTTGGTGGGGGGGTTAATACTTTCTACTTTTTTAACTCCTACAATTATTCCCGCTTTGATGGGCTTATTACAAGATTTTTCCCCGAAAAACCATAAACAGTCTTCATCGGAAACATCTCCTTCTGTTAGCACATTGCAAAATTAG
- a CDS encoding DUF4359 domain-containing protein has product MNPLFLEERKFPRILLAVGGGFFLIMGIILTLTNPNSTKYEKFATEELVRYAKENICPAKSSNLEEAIKSQVCNLIVDTGKNKIPQLIASNTKRNNYLLLSLYTTNLYIYQFETIAVFNNFYVINAQKLHE; this is encoded by the coding sequence ATGAATCCATTATTTCTTGAAGAGCGTAAGTTTCCCCGTATTTTGTTGGCAGTTGGCGGAGGCTTTTTTTTAATTATGGGAATAATTTTAACTCTCACTAATCCCAATTCCACGAAATACGAAAAGTTTGCCACAGAAGAGTTAGTTAGGTATGCTAAGGAGAATATTTGTCCTGCTAAATCATCGAATCTGGAAGAGGCTATAAAAAGTCAGGTTTGCAATTTAATAGTCGATACAGGTAAAAATAAAATACCCCAATTAATCGCTTCCAATACGAAAAGAAATAATTATTTATTGCTCAGTCTTTATACAACTAATCTGTATATTTACCAATTTGAAACTATTGCTGTGTTTAATAATTTTTACGTCATCAATGCCCAAAAACTTCATGAATAG
- a CDS encoding efflux RND transporter periplasmic adaptor subunit, producing MKPSQASNQDLSKIGQDSEKQDDLPKNNQKKLSRWLLILLVLGGGIGSWQILKPSSVTSQAQVKESETPAKPVTVETLTTSQAVQKVKLLGQVEAGQKATLSSQIDGTIEQILVKEGDRISEGQVVAVLDIADAKIALAQAKAKLAQEQSNLDRLQVGTRPEIIAQRQAQLQSALAREKEAENNLASLIALQPDLIKQKQAELQATQAREKETQDNLKRITTLSEEGAISERILVEAQSAVETAVNERLRAESALQAQKTQASQDIAQGRTNLDNIRSEKLRLQASLAEAKAGPTIEEIEAQKGLVKLAQAQVQQAELALQRTEIKAPFAGIIQARQVDTGDYVEINDPLFTLVSDKSVDIFLEIPENISGQVTPGMRVNLSARALPDWQDRTIITAVIPTADTASRRQSVRVTLGNPPPQLVPGMAIQADLEMPLAVNDGFVVSRDALTRRGNKWLLFAVEDGKAKQLEVEMVNDLGSEVIIANAQLEEGKSIVVKGGDGLRHDTAIKIVE from the coding sequence ATGAAACCGAGTCAAGCATCAAATCAAGATTTATCGAAGATTGGGCAAGATAGTGAAAAGCAAGATGATTTACCGAAAAATAACCAGAAAAAACTATCAAGATGGTTATTGATACTGTTAGTTTTGGGTGGGGGTATTGGTAGTTGGCAAATACTTAAACCTTCTTCTGTAACTTCTCAAGCTCAAGTTAAGGAGAGTGAAACACCTGCTAAACCAGTGACAGTCGAAACTTTAACTACTTCTCAAGCTGTTCAGAAAGTCAAATTGTTAGGACAAGTGGAGGCTGGTCAAAAAGCAACCCTAAGTTCTCAAATTGATGGTACGATCGAGCAAATATTAGTCAAAGAAGGCGATCGCATCTCCGAAGGTCAAGTAGTGGCGGTTTTGGATATAGCAGATGCTAAGATTGCCTTAGCCCAAGCCAAAGCTAAACTTGCTCAAGAACAAAGTAACCTCGATCGCTTACAGGTAGGTACTCGCCCAGAAATTATCGCTCAAAGACAAGCACAATTGCAGTCGGCATTAGCAAGGGAAAAAGAAGCTGAAAATAATTTAGCCAGTTTAATTGCTTTGCAACCAGATTTAATTAAGCAAAAACAAGCAGAATTACAAGCTACTCAAGCAAGGGAAAAAGAAACCCAAGATAATCTCAAAAGAATTACAACCTTGAGTGAAGAAGGAGCAATTTCCGAAAGAATTTTAGTAGAGGCTCAATCGGCAGTAGAAACAGCAGTTAATGAGAGACTAAGGGCAGAATCAGCTTTACAAGCTCAAAAAACCCAAGCCAGTCAAGATATTGCCCAAGGAAGAACCAATTTAGATAATATTCGCAGTGAAAAATTGCGTCTTCAAGCGAGTTTAGCAGAGGCAAAAGCAGGACCTACTATCGAGGAAATCGAAGCTCAAAAAGGTTTAGTAAAATTAGCCCAAGCTCAAGTCCAACAAGCAGAATTAGCCTTACAACGCACGGAAATTAAAGCACCCTTTGCAGGAATTATTCAGGCTCGACAAGTAGATACAGGAGATTATGTAGAAATAAATGATCCTCTTTTTACTTTAGTCAGTGATAAATCCGTTGATATATTTTTAGAAATTCCTGAAAACATTAGTGGGCAAGTAACACCAGGGATGAGAGTCAATTTGTCTGCCCGAGCCTTACCCGATTGGCAAGATAGAACCATAATCACCGCCGTTATCCCCACTGCCGACACTGCTTCTCGTCGTCAATCCGTTAGAGTTACATTGGGTAATCCTCCTCCCCAATTAGTCCCCGGTATGGCTATTCAAGCTGATTTAGAAATGCCCCTAGCTGTAAATGATGGCTTTGTGGTTTCTCGAGATGCCTTAACTAGAAGAGGTAATAAATGGTTATTATTCGCTGTTGAGGATGGAAAAGCAAAACAGTTAGAAGTCGAAATGGTTAATGATTTAGGTTCAGAAGTAATCATTGCTAATGCCCAACTTGAAGAAGGAAAATCCATTGTTGTCAAAGGTGGTGATGGATTAAGACATGATACTGCTATCAAAATTGTTGAATAA
- the panD gene encoding aspartate 1-decarboxylase: MTTIRLMHAKLHRVRVTSANVDYVGSISIDPDLMEKVGILPLEELDIVNLNNAKRWSTYAIPGERGSKEICPNGGAALLCQEGDILIIYAYEECDRAELMKKGHKAKVLVADEHNNIADFFEQTLTPNQDKLHFQERC; this comes from the coding sequence ATGACAACTATTCGATTAATGCACGCTAAATTACATCGAGTCAGAGTAACATCTGCAAATGTAGATTATGTTGGTAGTATTTCTATAGATCCAGATTTGATGGAAAAAGTTGGTATTTTACCTTTAGAAGAATTAGATATTGTTAATCTTAATAATGCTAAACGTTGGTCAACTTATGCTATTCCGGGGGAGAGGGGAAGTAAAGAAATTTGTCCTAATGGTGGGGCGGCTTTATTATGTCAAGAAGGGGATATTTTAATTATATATGCCTATGAAGAGTGCGATCGCGCTGAGTTAATGAAAAAAGGACATAAAGCAAAAGTATTAGTTGCCGATGAACACAATAATATAGCAGATTTTTTTGAGCAAACTTTAACCCCTAATCAGGATAAATTACACTTTCAGGAGAGATGTTAA
- a CDS encoding folate-binding protein, which produces MNKLKELQIQSGAVFAESIEVPLTFNNQNFSLSQWEDNVFFCDRSDWGLLKVTGCDRLRYLHNQSTNDIQSLKSSQGCDTVFVNSTGRNIDLVSVYLKEEEVLLLTSPNQNQKLYQWMDRYIFPFDKVELKDISSDYKIFTIFGNNSHELLSNWVEKEILEKPEFYHQNLTIDGIEVLLTVGSDLKIRGYNLIVKQDKADIIWQKLIEKNPKLIGSKEWEILRILRGRPAPEKELTEDFNPLETGLWNSISFSKGCYIGQETIARLNTYKGVKQRLWGIKLNQEINPEIENTIFLEEEKVGKITSYINYENEPFALGYIRTKAGGEGLLVKIGTAEGKVISLPFVIHEYKS; this is translated from the coding sequence ATGAATAAATTAAAAGAATTACAGATACAATCAGGGGCAGTTTTTGCAGAAAGTATTGAAGTACCATTGACTTTTAACAATCAAAATTTTTCTCTTTCTCAATGGGAAGATAACGTTTTTTTTTGCGATCGCAGTGATTGGGGTTTATTAAAAGTTACAGGATGCGATCGTCTTAGGTATTTACATAATCAAAGTACTAATGATATTCAATCTTTAAAATCTAGCCAAGGATGTGATACAGTTTTTGTCAATTCTACTGGTAGAAATATCGATTTAGTTAGTGTTTATCTCAAAGAAGAAGAAGTTTTATTATTAACATCCCCAAATCAAAATCAGAAATTATATCAATGGATGGATCGTTATATATTTCCTTTTGATAAAGTAGAATTAAAAGATATTTCCTCAGATTATAAAATATTCACAATATTTGGCAATAACAGTCACGAACTATTAAGTAATTGGGTAGAAAAAGAAATATTAGAAAAGCCAGAATTTTATCACCAAAATTTAACTATAGATGGCATAGAAGTTTTATTAACTGTGGGAAGCGACTTAAAAATAAGGGGATATAATTTAATAGTTAAACAGGATAAAGCAGATATTATTTGGCAAAAATTAATAGAAAAAAATCCTAAACTAATAGGTAGCAAAGAATGGGAAATATTGAGAATTTTAAGAGGCAGACCCGCCCCAGAAAAAGAATTAACAGAAGATTTTAACCCTTTAGAAACAGGCTTATGGAATTCAATTTCTTTTAGTAAAGGTTGTTATATCGGACAAGAAACTATTGCTAGATTGAATACTTATAAAGGAGTTAAACAAAGACTTTGGGGCATAAAACTCAACCAAGAAATTAATCCAGAAATAGAAAATACTATTTTTTTAGAAGAAGAAAAAGTAGGAAAAATCACCAGTTATATTAACTATGAAAATGAACCATTTGCTCTTGGTTACATTCGCACCAAAGCAGGAGGAGAAGGACTACTGGTAAAAATCGGAACAGCAGAGGGAAAAGTAATTAGTTTACCTTTCGTTATTCACGAGTATAAAAGTTAG